Sequence from the Leishmania donovani BPK282A1 complete genome, chromosome 16 genome:
CGCTGCCGTTCGTCGACGCGGTGCgcggcgtgcgcagctgcgccctCACCGTCTCTGTGCTTCAGTGAGGCCCAGGCAagggctgcagcagcagcagcagtggtggccgacggcgacgacgacgaccgcGCCAGCCATTCATCAAACTCGCTTTCCCAAAAAAGTTGAAAGGCATTAGTGGGCAACCCGTCAGCGGACCAGCACGCAGAACAGCGACGCCCaacctcctccgcggccgccacTGACGAAGCGCTGGGGCTTGATATGGTGGACGCtgcagcatcagcaccaCAGCTCTCGCCCTGAAGGCgggtgccactgccgccgtcgcccatAGCCTTGGCGGCGCTAGAGTGGGCCGGTTGGCGCCGGCAACGCGGACGAGGCGGATCAAAGCAGGAAGGGGAGAGTAAATCCAAGGCATCGCGCGCCGTAATGCACGTCGGCGGAGACGTGGCAGTGGGGCTGTCGCCGTGCGCGAGCGCCTGCAAGCCATCCAGTCGCATTTCCTGCACCAGGGCATTCGTGAGATCGGCGCGAAGTTGCTCCCGCGACCGAGCACGCCACAGTTGCTCGATGCGTGGACGGTAGACCTGACGCACGACACCCGCCACGACAGCggctcgcgcgcgctgcagccccAGCTGCGACTCATCTTGTCCATTCTGACAGCCTCCTGCAGAGTCGAGAGCGAGATATCGAGCAAGATGGCGGCGCGGGGTGCGGAAGAACCGCCGCAAGCACGCCGTCTCCAGGTCACAGCGAACGTCGATCGCGTAGTCAATGTAGGAGTTGACCAAGCGATTGCAAAGGAGTGGGAAACCCTCCCACACAACGTAGATGATGACGGGGTGCCAGAAAGGAGCACCGGCGTGAGGCGCCTGCTCCTCGCTGCCACTCCGAAGCTCAAGAGACGAGCACACGGTGCCGccacccccctctcttcgctgTGTGAACGCGGCAACACTTCTCCGCCGTCGGCCTTCTTCCTCAGCCTCGTGTGCGCCGAGCGATGCGTCTCCATCGCTGTCACTAGTCCCGTCATGTGGATGAGCGCCGGCGGGTGTTGCCTCAGCAACCGTGCTGCTGGACTGGGCAATAGGGGTAGCAGtatcagcagcggcagcaaagACAGTTGTGGGAGCCGTGGTGGCAGACGTGGCATccggcgcagcacggcgaTACTTGCCCAGCTCTGGtaggtgcagcagcacctcttcCCACCATGCGTTATGCACCCGACCTTCCAAGTCGTGTGGGGGGTGGTGCAGGGCAGTATCGCCGTCTGCGCTTGCGGCTCGCGCCGCGGGTGATGAAGCAGGTGCGCACCTCTCCTCCAGTGGGCTCACAGACACCGTCGACACGGCGTGCACCAACACCGACATCCATCGTGCCACAGCGCCATAGTCGATGCACCTGTAGTCCTCGTAGGTGCCCAGTTGCGCACAGACATCATCGAAGAAGAAGCTGTCTGTGCAAATTGGGTGCAACGGCGAGTCAAGCCTGCTCGCCAGCTGATGGGCGACGGTGGACTTGCCGGAGGCACTGCACCCAATAACGCCAATCAGCTTGACAGCGACGTCCACTTTGATGGCGTCCACGGGGCTCGCCATTCCCGCTGTGCCGGCTGATGCGTCTACGCCACGGCCACGCGATGGGCGTCGGCATGTCTAGAAGCTCCTGTGCCCGCTACCCGAGTGAAGGCGCAGTGGGTGACTTCTTTCCTGTTGGTGACGCTCGCAATGAGCCCTGCCCCGCGCCGGTGTAGAAGACGAGGGAATGGAGGATGTGTCCCGCACGCAGGCACCTATGCAGCGCAAGAGAGGTCCGGGAGTgaacgaagagggagaaaacGGGGCGAAAACGGAGGGGGTGAGACAGCGATGCACACCCGtagagacgaaaaaaaaagagaaaagaggtCGCTGGCTCTGGCGCAACGCCTGCGaacggcgcgcacgtgcggtTTGCCGAGTGCGGCCATGGCCGCTCCTTCGCCTGCCACCTCAAACCGACCACCACAACCACCTATCCAGTCACTTGTAGACATATCACACGCAAGAGACGGAAGAGATAGTGGAAGGGGAGGCGAAAAGGTCCATTGAGAGACCGGGAGGCAATGGCGCCATGCAGAGAGGCTCTGCGGTGGGTGCATCGCGTAACTAGGCACATCTCACGAGTCCCTTGGTgggcacaagcacacaacCCGGCGCGCAGCATCCACTTCAACGCCTATGACTGAGCTTGTTGGGGGTCCTGACTGTGCCGTAATCCTCTCCCGGGCTCCGTTTCCGTTGTTGTTATTTTGGGGGGTAGGAGGGGTGCGATgtctaaaaaaaaaaaaaaaaaaaaaaaaaaaaaacacacacacacaaacacaccaccaccaccgggaGCACTCACCTCGCTTTCTCCTCTGCATGCGCGTCTGCCACAGAAACAGGAAACGCAGTGAAACTACATCGCAGCAAACATCCCTTCGCCATGTAaccgcgcacgcacctcaACAGCTTTACACGCGTCGAGACGCATCATCAGAGAACGACACAGAGGCACCGGAAAAAGAGAGTCGAAAACGAAGAGCATCTATGGAGTGTGTGTCGGTAAGCCCGTGCGAGTCCGTGAGAGCGCCGctcacacaagcacacacacgcacgcaacgcTGACTCGCTGAGGGGCAGCAGGTGAgcgagggggaaggggggagagtgCAGAGCGTCGACGCAGCTCACACACAGCGTCCTCCCTCCGCTCCCCACCGCAGCCTCTCACCTCGTCTGCGCAGCCAAGAAaagtgccgcagcgcacgcgttGGCTTCGTCTCTAGTGGCGCTcaccgcgcaggcgcagcgccagctggaTGTCCTTCGGCTGGATCGTCACGCGCTTCGCGTGGATGCAGGCGAGGTTCGTGTCCGCCATCAGCGACACAATGtacgcctccgtcgcctcctgcagcgccatgatggcgctgctctgGAAGCGCAGGCCCTCCTTCTGCGCGCTCGACACCTCGCGCACCAGGCGCTGGAACGGCGCGCACTGGATCAGCAGGCTCGTACTCTTCTGGAACTTGCGGATCTCGCGGATCGCGCAGGTGCCcgggcgccagcggcgatgcGACTTCTTCACGNNNNNNNNNNNNNNNNNNNNNNNNNNNNNNNNNNNNNNNNNNNNNNNNNNNNNNNNNNNNNNNNNNNNNNNNNNNNNNNNNNNNNNNNNNNNNNNNNNNNNNNNNNNNNNNNNNNNNNNNNNNNNNNNNNNNNNNNNNNNNNNNNNNNNNNNNNNNNNNNNNNNNNNNNNNNNNNNNNNNNNNNNNNNNNNNNNNNNNNNNNNNNNNNNNNNNNNNNNNNNNNNNNNNNNNNNNNNNNNNNNNNNNNNNNNNNNNNNNNNNNNNNNNNNNNNNNNNNNNNNNNNNNNNNNNNNNNNNNNNNNNNNNNNNNNNNNNNNNNNNNNNNNNNNNNNNNNNNNNNNNNNNNNNNNNNNNNNNNNNNNNNNNNNNNNNNNNNNNNNNNNNNNNNNNNNNNNNNNNNNNNNNNNNNNNNNNNNNNNNNNNNNNNNNNNNNNNNNNNNNNNNNNNNNNNNNNNNNNNNNNNNNNNNNNNNNNNNNNNNNNNNNNNNNNNNNNNNNNNNNNNNNNNNNNNNNNNNNNNNNNNNNNNNNNNNNNNNNNNNNNNNNNNNNNNNNNNNNNNNNNNNNNNNNNNNNNNNNNNNNNNNNNNNNNNNNNNNNNNNNNNNNNNNNNNNNNNNNNNNNNNNNNNNNNNNNNNNNNNNNNNNNNNNNNNNNNNNNNNNNNNNNNNNNNNNNNNNNNNNNNNNNNNNNNNNNNNNNNNNNNNNNNNNNNNNNNNNNNNNNNNNNNNNNNNNNNNNNNNNNNNNNNNNNNNNNNNNNNNNNNNNNNNNNNNNNNNNNNNNNNNNNNNNNNNNNNNNNNNNNNNNNNNNNNNNNNNNNNNNNNNNNNNNNNNNNNNNNNNNNNNNNNNNNNNNNNNNNNNNNNNNNNNNNNNNNNNNNNNNNNNNNNNNNNNNNNNNNNNNNNNNNNNNNNNNNNNNNNNNNNNNNNNNNNNNNNNNNNNNNNNNNNNNNNNNNNNNNNNNNNNNNNNNNNNNNNNNNNNNNNNNNNNNNNNNNNNNNNNNNNNNNNNNNNNNNNNNNNNNNNNNNNNNNNNNCCCTCCGGCGGTGACAAGCTCAGGCGCCTGCGACGTGGCGAGGTCAGAGCGACGTATCGCTAcagatgtcggcggtcaggtcctgggctgcgtggcgtcgcggcggcatgcGAAGCGGCTGTTGGTGGGTAGAGCTTGAggcgggggccgtgctcccCGAcgaccgagtcggcgcactgctgtaccGTGCgcgtctacggctgcttcgcaccagaCGACGGGCGCCCGTGGCAGGAGGAGCcggaggtgcgtgtgtgtgtgcgtcagAGGTGGCGGTGTAGGGTGTGGTGTTTGGCCTCGCCTGGTGCACGGCAGACAGACGAGCTCACCTTGAAAGATAAAACTTCCACGCAACGCTCACGCGTGCACCTTGTCGAATACCAGCGGCACAGCACGTTTCtcttcgtgcgtgtgtatgttgCCGCCCCTCTGCTGTCGTCGCACCGCGCCTTTCGCGGTTGCCGCTTGGCGTGTGATGTCTTCATCTGTTGATGGGCGGGGCCCCTTCGCCACCCTCTTTGAGCGAAGCGCACGCTGCCTCTGCTTGTGTGCCTCTTCAGTCGGCATGCGCCTTAGTTATATGTCttgtgccggcggtgctgacggGTGGCACctgtggaggggagggtcgtgcaccccctccctcaccggCCACTTCAACACCCATCACCCACCTCCTCTTACCCTTCGCATGTCCGACAACGTCTTAGTCCCGAAATTGGGAGCGGTGCCGGAAGGGGGTGAAGGTTCCTGAAAGCAGCATCACCATCTCACTCCTTTGCCAGGGCGCGCCCGCGCAGGCGCCAACCCTCGTACGGGGACCATCGGCACTTGGAatgcagctcctcgccgcgGACAGTCCACTCGCACGCGAGGTCGAAggagcggtgcggcgcgtcgGGCTGTCGCAGATTAAAGATGCGATTCGGATTCGTGtgaagcacgcgcacaatgTCGTCCAGCGTCAGCGTGCAcccctgctgctccgccgcagcgagcgTAGAcggcttcgccgccgtcgggTGCGGCCAGTGGCCCGCCACCACGGTCAGCAGCAGTGGAACCACAACTTCGATGGCCGGCATTCCACTTGGCGGctgggcggcgccgtcgcaaTGATCCTTCTCGGCGATCGTGTGCGGCGCGTGGTCAGTGCCGACGCAGTCTACGGTGCCGTCCAAGAGCCCGGCCCAGAGCGCCTCATGGTGCGGCGGGGGTCGGACCGGCGGGTTCACCTTCACACGCGCGCCACAGCACGAGTAGTCGGAGGTCGTGAGAAACAGGTGATGTGGGGTCACCTCGCAggtgagctgcagcgtcggGTCGGCCGCGCGGGCCTCGCGGACCAAGTCGAGGCTCTGCGCCGTCGAGACGTGGGCGAGATGAAGCGGCGTGCGGCACTGGCGTGCCAGGTCGATGGCACTCTGCACCGAAGCCGCCTCCGAATCTGCggggcgccgcagcgagtGCGAAGCAGGGCCGTCATAGGGGTgctgagcggcagcggcgtcgttgaTCTCCGACTGCTCACAGTGGGCGACGAGCACGATCTGAAGACGCCCACACATCTCGAAGCTCTTCTCCACGACCGAGCGGCTCGACTTCATGTTGCCGGTGGAGTTGTCGAGGTACAGCTTCAGTCCGCAGCAATGAGTCTTGAGCTCCGCGTGCGCCGGGTTTGTCCAGAGCTCCTGGAGTTCCTGCAGGTGCGCCTCGGCCGTCGcgccaaagaagaaaaagagctGGCAGTCGGCGTGGGCGGTGGCCTTGGAGCGCGCCACCTTGTCCGCCAGTGCAGCGATGCTCTGCGTCGGCGGGCTCGTGTTGGGCATGTCGCAGGCAACAGTGATGCCGCCGTAGTACGCCGCGGTGCTTTCACTGGCGATGTCTGCCTTGTGCTCGAGGCCAGGCTCGCGGAAGTGCACGTGGCAGTCGATAAGAggtggcagctgcacgaccgccgtcgccgacatGGGGGCCGAGGACATCTCCCACTCTCTGTTCGTTCGTCAGGAACGGAAacgagagaagaaggggaaggagggggcgacTAAGGGGAGAAGTCGAGTGTGGCGTATAAAGACCTCGGTGGGCTGCTGGGAGAGGCACACAGCAATGAAAATAGTGGGGTGTGCGCCATGTATGCAGTGTGccatgcggcggcggagtgCGCGTACGCGAgtccgagagagagaggggggaggaaaAGGGATGGAGTGTCGTGGTTCCGTCGAGGCGAGGCACCAGTGTCCGCCTAAAAGTGAAAGGCACTGTGGCACCgtgagagcagcagcaagatgAGGCTCACAACTCATCGAGAGCTCCGTCatatgcacacatgcacggaCGCCAAGTACTTTGCGTACACCGGAGCACAGCTGCGTGAGagctgtgcatgtgtgcgcgcacgcgctgccatACCGACGGCCAGTCAGCTCAGCACCAACACCGCAACACACGAGACACTGCGGAGGAGCGGGAAAAAGTCTCGTCCTCTCTTCATCTCGTTCCCCTCACAGACTCTTGAGCGGCGTCACCACCCATCCCTGCGACGCCACCCCACTCTTTCGGCCCGCCCCCGCTTGTGCTGCTTTCCTTATACACTTCTTACGGTCTCAATGTACTTAAGCCAgtgacacgcacacacgcacatccaaACGCTAAGCCTCTGCCGTCTCGCCGCGCCCGGTatcctctctccctccctcgccttccTCAGCATCCCCGTCGGTtgggcagaggagaggaagagggccgACGGATGGGTGGTGGCCGTTGCGGCCGCCCCAACGGGTGCTCGACACCCACGACGGCAGGCATCGGGCCCCTCGCACGCGCACTCCACCACTACCCCCATCCTCCCCATTGCCT
This genomic interval carries:
- a CDS encoding dihydroorotase, putative, with translation MSSAPMSATAVVQLPPLIDCHVHFREPGLEHKADIASESTAAYYGGITVACDMPNTSPPTQSIAALADKVARSKATAHADCQLFFFFGATAEAHLQELQELWTNPAHAELKTHCCGLKLYLDNSTGNMKSSRSVVEKSFEMCGRLQIVLVAHCEQSEINDAAAAQHPYDGPASHSLRRPADSEAASVQSAIDLARQCRTPLHLAHVSTAQSLDLVREARAADPTLQLTCEVTPHHLFLTTSDYSCCGARVKVNPPVRPPPHHEALWAGLLDGTVDCVGTDHAPHTIAEKDHCDGAAQPPSGMPAIEVVVPLLLTVVAGHWPHPTAAKPSTLAAAEQQGCTLTLDDIVRVLHTNPNRIFNLRQPDAPHRSFDLACEWTVRGEELHSKCRWSPYEGWRLRGRALAKE